The Elaeis guineensis isolate ETL-2024a chromosome 13, EG11, whole genome shotgun sequence genome includes a region encoding these proteins:
- the LOC105056764 gene encoding YTH domain-containing protein ECT3-like, whose translation MVGPVDLDKTVEYWQQDKWNGCFHVKWHIVKDVPNSVLKHITLENNDNKPVTNSRDTQEVKLEQVLQMLKIFKEHVSKTSILDDFMFYENRQKLMQEKKAKQQLQKQAWDGKTSDAVVGETEKDAANGKPRLQKPLESVTILNQDVQQGGLEELKPSEENGVAVAAGDALKTAKPATEKRAIANGSAGGC comes from the exons ATGGTGGGTCCGGTTGATCTTGACAAGACTGTGGAGTACTGGCAGCAAGACAAGTGGAATGGTTGCTTCCATGTCAAGTGGCACATTGTCAAGGATGTACCTAACAGCGTTCTCAAGCACATCACATTAGAGAACAATGATAACAAGCCAGTGACAAACAGTCGAGATACTCAAGAG GTAAAACTGGAACAGGTTCTTCAAATGCTCAAGATTTTTAAGGAGCATGTGAGCAAGACATCCATTTTGGATGATTTCATGTTCTATGAGAACCGCCAGAAATTGATGCAAGAGAAAAAGGCCAAGCAACAGCTTCAGAAACAG GCCTGGGATGGAAAAACTTCTGATGCTGTTGTTGGGGAGACAGAGAAGGATGCTGCTAATGGAAAGCCCAGATTGCAGAAACCTTTGGAATCTGTTACAATTTTGAACCAGGATGTGCAGCAGGGTGGCCTTGAAGAACTAAAGCCATCCGAGGAAAATGGTGTGGCTGTAGCAGCTGGTGATGCCTTGAAGACAGCTAAACCAGCAACAGAGAAGAGAGCAATTGCGAATGGTTCTGCAGGTGGATGTTAG